One region of Chlamydia psittaci 6BC genomic DNA includes:
- a CDS encoding flavin prenyltransferase UbiX: protein MKRYIVGISGASGIVLAVKLIQELSKMQHDVEVILSTAAMKTLYYELDTSSLLSLIPEESHRYIHQHNIKSIESKLASGSYHVDGTVIVPCSMATVAAISIGLGDNLLRRVADVALKERRKLILVPRESPLHSIHLENLLKLSQNGAIILLPMPMWYFKPQTIEDINNDIVGKILSLLDIESNLEKVWTNPA, encoded by the coding sequence ATGAAACGTTATATCGTAGGCATTTCAGGAGCTTCAGGAATAGTATTAGCCGTCAAACTCATACAAGAACTATCTAAAATGCAACATGATGTTGAGGTAATTCTTTCTACAGCAGCAATGAAAACGCTCTATTATGAATTAGATACCTCTTCTTTGCTGTCTTTAATCCCTGAAGAAAGTCATCGGTATATTCACCAACATAATATCAAGTCTATAGAAAGCAAATTGGCCTCTGGATCCTATCATGTCGATGGGACTGTTATCGTGCCATGTAGTATGGCTACAGTAGCAGCTATTTCAATCGGCTTAGGAGATAACCTTTTACGAAGAGTTGCAGATGTAGCCTTAAAGGAACGAAGGAAGCTGATCTTAGTTCCTAGAGAGAGTCCGTTACACTCCATCCATTTAGAAAACTTATTAAAATTATCGCAAAATGGAGCGATAATCTTACTGCCAATGCCCATGTGGTACTTCAAACCACAAACTATTGAAGATATTAATAACGATATCGTTGGAAAAATTCTCTCTTTGCTAGATATAGAGAGCAATTTAGAAAAGGTTTGGACCAATCCAGCTTAA